In Patescibacteria group bacterium, a single window of DNA contains:
- a CDS encoding PrgI family protein, whose protein sequence is MRFQVPQFTEVEDKIFGPLTLKQFIYLAGGGGISFLFYVIFPFWLTIIFATPVVVFVLALAFYKINNQPFIKVVENAINYNSSSRLYLWKKDKPKNVTVKTTGSINKSSGAGVYAPKLTNSKLKDLAWSLDIKK, encoded by the coding sequence ATGAGATTCCAAGTCCCACAATTCACAGAAGTAGAAGATAAGATCTTCGGACCGCTTACTTTGAAGCAGTTTATTTATCTTGCCGGCGGTGGCGGTATAAGTTTTCTATTTTATGTTATTTTTCCGTTTTGGCTTACAATTATATTTGCGACTCCTGTTGTAGTCTTTGTATTAGCGCTTGCTTTTTATAAGATTAATAATCAGCCGTTTATAAAAGTGGTTGAAAACGCCATTAATTATAATTCTTCTTCAAGGCTTTATCTATGGAAGAAAGACAAACCTAAAAATGTTACAGTTAAGACTACAGGTTCAATAAATAAATCGTCTGGCGCGGGTGTATATGCGCCAAAGTTAACGAATAGCAAACTGAAAGATCTGGCCTGGAGCTTGGACATTAAAAAATAA
- a CDS encoding type IV secretion system protein, whose amino-acid sequence MSIKVKIRKFLPLALVLVFFAVVFFSPLGAYNAEAANPITSPGEWIGGKLMELLVNIANIIMWMASLVVWVAGLFFDLTLKISIIDFHSYANMAGITTGWTIARDTINIFFIFILLYIAIATILQIAGYGIKDLLVKVIIIALLVNFSGVVTKVVIDASNVVAVEFYSKITAEAGISSVLMQGLKLQTVYKSYDKPDIAADPTALGVPGGEQMSMGGVIIGALGGTLLMLVTSFVLFAAGILFSIRTITLLFLIILAPLAFAGMILPATSSHSKKWWSTLFSQSFFAPAYMFMIYIVVKMISENNLATAIGMKEGAGVMDFMFKGSINTLVYFIILIGLMIGSLIVASKMGAVGSSTMMKWGTTARKWGQGKAGKIALSSARRATGGIAENIATGKGKISQTLNKIPGVAYGSASIVAANRAKIQEIQKKYEKFTDKELKEMTPRLMPFNRTAVLNELAKRGNLKVEDKDEKGDKKDTNFTQERIEQGKKIMNKYGMSTKEVNKVRPDLATTGNMDEKYKEVDEGVVKSIKAIKPADLEKMDDSVVEKIFTDEKMKVVALENLSMAHLENINKKVRDKIFGNKENIDLMIKNFSAADVKKLADMGGDVADAFFEQIAGLSDTKDINEIIEKLSDKKGINNKSIAAWLTSGPAAKSIMKEYGAKEELEDKSQTIGDKIDKNKEEYEG is encoded by the coding sequence ATGTCAATTAAAGTAAAAATCAGAAAATTTTTGCCACTGGCTTTAGTTTTAGTGTTTTTTGCTGTTGTATTTTTTTCTCCTTTAGGAGCGTATAATGCTGAAGCTGCTAATCCAATAACATCGCCTGGTGAGTGGATTGGCGGTAAACTCATGGAGTTGCTTGTTAATATAGCAAATATAATTATGTGGATGGCAAGCTTGGTTGTATGGGTTGCCGGATTATTTTTTGATTTAACTTTGAAGATATCAATCATTGATTTTCACAGTTATGCGAATATGGCAGGCATAACGACAGGGTGGACTATAGCTCGTGATACCATTAATATATTTTTCATTTTCATTCTTCTTTATATAGCTATAGCTACAATTTTACAGATTGCAGGCTATGGTATAAAGGATCTTTTAGTGAAAGTTATAATCATAGCTCTTCTTGTTAATTTTAGCGGTGTCGTTACAAAGGTGGTTATAGATGCTTCTAATGTTGTCGCTGTTGAATTTTACAGCAAGATTACTGCGGAAGCGGGTATTTCTTCTGTTTTGATGCAGGGGCTTAAGCTTCAAACAGTATATAAATCTTATGACAAGCCTGATATAGCCGCAGACCCCACCGCTTTGGGTGTCCCCGGAGGCGAGCAAATGTCCATGGGTGGAGTAATAATAGGCGCGCTTGGAGGAACGCTTCTTATGTTAGTTACTTCTTTTGTCTTGTTTGCCGCCGGAATACTTTTCTCAATCAGGACTATTACTCTTTTATTTTTAATAATACTGGCGCCACTTGCTTTTGCGGGTATGATTTTGCCTGCCACAAGCTCTCATTCAAAAAAATGGTGGTCAACTCTTTTCTCTCAATCGTTTTTTGCTCCGGCTTATATGTTTATGATATATATAGTGGTCAAGATGATAAGTGAAAACAATCTGGCGACAGCGATTGGCATGAAAGAAGGCGCTGGTGTTATGGACTTTATGTTTAAGGGGTCTATAAATACATTGGTTTATTTTATAATTCTTATCGGTTTGATGATCGGATCACTCATTGTGGCAAGCAAGATGGGCGCCGTCGGCTCAAGCACTATGATGAAATGGGGCACCACTGCTCGCAAATGGGGACAAGGTAAAGCTGGAAAGATTGCTTTAAGTTCTGCAAGACGCGCTACAGGTGGTATCGCAGAAAATATTGCAACTGGTAAAGGAAAAATTAGTCAAACTTTAAATAAAATACCAGGTGTTGCTTATGGCTCGGCAAGTATAGTTGCCGCTAATAGAGCAAAGATTCAAGAGATACAAAAGAAATATGAGAAATTTACTGACAAGGAATTAAAAGAAATGACTCCTCGATTGATGCCATTTAACAGGACAGCTGTTTTAAATGAACTTGCTAAACGAGGAAATCTTAAAGTTGAAGATAAAGATGAAAAAGGAGATAAAAAGGATACAAACTTCACTCAAGAAAGAATTGAGCAAGGCAAGAAGATTATGAATAAGTATGGTATGTCTACTAAAGAGGTTAATAAAGTAAGACCTGATCTGGCTACAACTGGCAATATGGATGAAAAATACAAGGAGGTTGATGAAGGTGTTGTTAAGTCTATAAAAGCTATTAAACCGGCTGATTTGGAGAAGATGGATGACTCAGTCGTCGAGAAGATTTTCACAGATGAAAAGATGAAGGTAGTCGCTCTGGAGAATTTATCAATGGCACATCTTGAAAATATTAATAAGAAAGTTAGGGATAAAATTTTTGGTAACAAGGAGAACATAGACTTGATGATAAAGAATTTTAGCGCTGCGGATGTTAAGAAATTGGCTGATATGGGTGGAGATGTCGCAGATGCTTTCTTTGAACAAATTGCCGGGCTTAGTGATACAAAAGATATCAATGAGATTATCGAGAAACTTAGTGATAAGAAAGGAATAAATAATAAATCAATTGCCGCTTGGCTTACAAGTGGTCCGGCTGCCAAATCCATAATGAAAGAGTATGGTGCTAAAGAAGAGCTTGAGGATAAATCACAAACAATAGGAGATAAAATAGATAAAAATAAAGAAGAGTATGAAGGTTAA
- a CDS encoding chitobiase/beta-hexosaminidase C-terminal domain-containing protein, whose translation MRFSKDKNLIIKKYITGFLLALTVISSSAYVIRPRPAEAFVCGNCSQLWNDFISNATDINYYVTIVKDNITKTVWAIFRKKMIDYMTDELVKWVQGGGNPKFVTDFNGFLAEVADEAGGQILEEMTNEEFMRGLCQPDWAIRIRIGLQKPKKFSTKARCTLSDIGVNFNDFMDNFNNGGWKGWLSVSESQNNPYGLYTMTLNEKLEAEAKAKLALETEVKTGYGFLSDKVCKEITVNGVKSPGNWKMEDVPSYASCSKVEVRTPGKMVSDAMNYGAFKDIDWLISSDEWQNIVVAVTDAAINRLTKEGVMALKSGDKVSGGPGQPDVNSYMDITPPVSTASVFDPWHISLKANEALTGIYYTLDGSDPTTFSTKYSSPISIVSSTNLNAPLSPLKWFAIDKAFNEENIRTLEVSSPFSVPGRYVPSTVEVAVNPTSVTLLSNEPAIIYYTIDGTEPDTFSQKFIKQIDLNTNESTTIRWFAVDQGGNREATHTLSTQPLFPNNELPYIVDLVTPTPAINAPASASINSQFTLDPSSSADIDRTPQIAMYEWDFDNDGVYDWKTVDYNRDGIFDEQGCRMGINCSTGLSIVIDGSETGIGNGFRGMSASSGATPGTVSVSYSSGQKTISLRVTDNEGLQAKTSVTINVN comes from the coding sequence ATGAGATTCTCCAAGGATAAAAATTTAATAATAAAAAAATATATAACAGGTTTTTTATTGGCACTGACTGTCATATCGTCTTCAGCTTATGTAATTCGACCGCGTCCGGCTGAAGCTTTTGTATGTGGTAATTGCTCACAGCTCTGGAATGATTTTATCAGTAATGCTACAGATATTAATTATTATGTAACGATTGTCAAAGATAATATTACAAAAACCGTTTGGGCGATTTTTAGAAAAAAGATGATTGATTATATGACGGACGAGCTTGTAAAATGGGTGCAAGGAGGAGGAAATCCTAAGTTTGTGACAGATTTTAATGGATTTTTAGCTGAGGTAGCAGATGAAGCCGGCGGGCAGATATTAGAAGAAATGACAAACGAAGAGTTTATGAGGGGTCTTTGTCAGCCGGACTGGGCTATTAGGATAAGGATAGGGCTTCAGAAGCCTAAAAAGTTTAGCACTAAAGCAAGATGCACCTTAAGCGATATAGGAGTGAATTTTAACGATTTTATGGATAATTTCAATAATGGAGGATGGAAGGGTTGGCTCAGTGTCTCGGAATCCCAAAATAATCCTTATGGTCTTTATACGATGACTTTGAATGAAAAGCTTGAGGCTGAAGCTAAAGCAAAATTAGCACTGGAGACTGAGGTAAAAACAGGTTATGGATTTTTAAGTGATAAAGTATGTAAGGAAATAACTGTTAATGGCGTTAAGTCTCCGGGTAACTGGAAAATGGAAGATGTCCCATCGTACGCATCCTGCTCTAAGGTGGAAGTGCGCACTCCTGGTAAGATGGTTTCAGATGCAATGAATTACGGCGCTTTCAAGGACATTGATTGGCTTATCAGTAGTGATGAGTGGCAGAATATTGTCGTGGCAGTAACGGATGCAGCTATAAATAGACTAACCAAAGAAGGAGTTATGGCTTTAAAGTCCGGGGATAAAGTTTCAGGCGGTCCTGGTCAACCTGACGTTAATAGTTATATGGACATTACTCCTCCTGTGTCCACTGCTTCAGTTTTTGATCCATGGCATATCAGTCTAAAGGCCAATGAAGCGCTCACGGGTATCTACTATACTCTTGACGGTTCTGATCCGACGACATTTTCTACGAAATACAGCAGTCCTATCAGTATTGTAAGCTCAACTAACTTAAACGCGCCTCTAAGTCCGCTTAAATGGTTTGCTATTGATAAGGCTTTCAATGAAGAAAATATAAGGACGCTTGAAGTCTCGTCTCCCTTCAGTGTCCCCGGCAGATACGTTCCATCTACTGTTGAGGTGGCAGTCAATCCTACAAGTGTAACACTTCTTTCTAATGAGCCGGCGATAATTTACTATACGATAGACGGCACTGAACCGGATACTTTCTCGCAGAAATTTATAAAACAGATTGATCTTAATACAAATGAATCTACTACTATTAGATGGTTTGCGGTTGATCAGGGCGGCAATAGGGAAGCGACCCATACTCTCTCTACTCAGCCGTTGTTTCCAAACAATGAATTGCCTTATATCGTAGATTTAGTCACTCCGACTCCGGCTATAAACGCCCCGGCTTCAGCTTCGATCAACAGTCAGTTTACGCTAGACCCTTCTTCTTCGGCAGACATAGACCGCACTCCTCAGATTGCTATGTATGAATGGGATTTTGATAACGACGGCGTGTATGACTGGAAGACTGTTGATTACAACAGAGACGGTATATTTGACGAACAAGGTTGCCGAATGGGCATAAATTGCAGCACCGGTTTGTCTATTGTCATAGATGGATCAGAGACAGGAATAGGAAATGGTTTTAGGGGTATGAGCGCTTCTTCTGGTGCGACACCGGGGACGGTAAGTGTCAGCTATTCCTCCGGTCAGAAGACTATTAGTTTAAGAGTTACTGATAATGAAGGTTTACAAGCTAAGACGAGTGTTACGATAAATGTCAATTAA
- a CDS encoding thrombospondin type 3 repeat-containing protein — protein sequence MKSVLPNKKNVILAIFALLVLTIGFFALGYGDKYLYKDNLPKEDDSISMVNQAMDSLNKDSDNDGLKDWEEALWKTDIDNPDTDGDGALDGDEVNQGRDPLKPGPDDKLEEKISTSLSQGGVGVVSNPTSSSVNLTDLLSKNLSLQAGNGISPLSADNQDILDKANSSTEALLKDFIASFSPVLSENEFNVSSDNSKTAIEKYNKELEQIFYDIPYPKKTEGEVFIEVAKTNNISLVDPYIDYYKKMIIRMKRITVPSSFVEDHKRWVEYSVASLRVSENMKEVKRDPLKTIIAIQENERIKNEFAVFIAGFGNRISDLIK from the coding sequence TTGAAAAGTGTATTACCAAATAAAAAAAATGTTATATTAGCCATTTTTGCCTTGTTGGTTTTAACAATAGGGTTTTTTGCTTTAGGGTATGGTGATAAGTATTTATATAAAGACAACCTGCCTAAAGAAGACGATAGTATCAGCATGGTGAACCAAGCGATGGACTCTCTAAACAAAGATTCTGACAACGACGGGCTTAAGGACTGGGAAGAGGCTCTTTGGAAAACAGATATTGATAATCCTGATACTGACGGAGATGGGGCTTTAGATGGTGATGAAGTAAATCAGGGTCGGGACCCACTCAAGCCCGGACCAGACGATAAGCTGGAAGAGAAGATTAGCACTTCTCTGAGTCAGGGTGGAGTGGGGGTGGTTAGTAACCCCACTAGTTCTTCTGTGAATCTTACAGATTTACTTTCAAAGAATCTAAGTCTTCAAGCGGGGAATGGGATTAGTCCATTAAGCGCCGATAATCAGGATATTCTGGATAAGGCAAATAGCAGTACGGAAGCGTTGTTGAAAGATTTTATCGCAAGCTTTAGTCCCGTGTTGTCCGAAAATGAGTTTAATGTATCTAGCGATAATAGTAAAACAGCGATTGAAAAGTATAATAAAGAATTAGAGCAGATTTTTTATGACATCCCGTATCCTAAAAAGACAGAAGGGGAAGTTTTTATAGAGGTGGCAAAGACTAATAATATTTCTTTAGTTGATCCATACATAGATTATTATAAAAAAATGATTATAAGAATGAAGCGGATTACAGTCCCTTCAAGTTTTGTAGAAGATCATAAGCGCTGGGTGGAGTATTCGGTGGCATCTTTGCGTGTAAGTGAAAATATGAAAGAGGTTAAGAGGGATCCCCTTAAGACAATAATTGCTATACAGGAGAATGAAAGGATTAAAAATGAGTTCGCTGTCTTTATTGCCGGATTTGGAAATAGAATAAGTGATTTAATCAAATAA
- a CDS encoding UbiA family prenyltransferase, translating into MIKNLIQKIENMPMSFWQGIITLYIIFILRTIIETFTNIALDGSIASLFAILFVQPFWFYCAFLTLFIILKLITKEKIEKISKFGIIISPLIFIPPIIDFAIKGPLSSYYVFVQGTFTELLYFYTTFFSRTGLMISTGMKVAILVLFILSGSYILSKTMSWKKTFLGIILIYTIFSFYGAIPTYIFAGYNLIFKDYTEVNRSNETDFYFARDILKSNTKNKTIILSDNLEKTEASQRINIHFYLILAPILWIINLFLLSIWVILYDREKAEAIFKNFRYLRLILYFSLVLIGILLGNIYNRGNPINSLFDITALFSMYLAILFAGLFSIWENDEIDIEIDKISNKERPLPKEKFSIKEWRDIKYLFLILSLCFSILSSYYTFIFILAFIFIYHIYSAPPLRLKKIPILSSFLIGLLTLISVWIGFFFSSGTEKLLDFPLKYSFSIFGFFLLLENFKNIKDIKGDREAKINTLPVLIGENRGKFIVGLLAWISPFLIIFGFLFNLYTLLTAFIFGFIIFLLINKKNYKEKYIFFAIYLFIISFAVEFYLFSQRI; encoded by the coding sequence ATGATAAAAAACCTCATACAAAAAATCGAAAATATGCCGATGTCCTTCTGGCAAGGCATTATTACTTTATATATAATCTTCATCTTAAGGACCATTATAGAAACTTTCACTAATATTGCCCTTGATGGATCAATTGCAAGCTTATTTGCGATCTTATTTGTCCAGCCATTTTGGTTTTATTGCGCCTTCCTAACGCTTTTTATCATATTAAAACTGATAACAAAAGAAAAAATTGAAAAAATAAGCAAATTCGGAATAATAATATCACCTCTTATCTTTATACCGCCAATTATTGATTTTGCCATAAAAGGTCCGTTGTCATCTTACTATGTATTTGTCCAGGGGACTTTTACCGAACTTCTATATTTTTATACCACCTTCTTCTCAAGAACAGGCCTGATGATAAGCACTGGAATGAAAGTTGCTATTTTAGTTTTATTTATACTTTCGGGGAGTTACATCCTGTCAAAAACAATGAGCTGGAAAAAAACATTTTTGGGAATCATTCTGATCTACACTATCTTTTCATTTTATGGAGCAATACCGACTTACATCTTTGCGGGGTATAATTTAATTTTTAAAGATTACACCGAAGTCAATCGGTCAAATGAAACAGATTTTTATTTTGCTCGTGATATATTAAAGTCCAATACAAAAAATAAAACTATCATTTTAAGTGATAATTTAGAGAAAACTGAAGCAAGCCAAAGAATAAACATCCATTTCTACTTAATACTCGCTCCAATACTTTGGATAATAAACTTATTTTTATTATCCATCTGGGTTATCTTATATGACAGAGAAAAGGCCGAAGCAATTTTTAAAAATTTTAGATACTTAAGATTAATATTATACTTCTCGCTCGTCTTAATCGGCATACTTTTAGGAAACATATATAACAGGGGAAATCCTATCAATTCCCTGTTTGATATTACCGCCCTCTTTTCAATGTATCTTGCCATACTTTTTGCCGGTTTATTCTCCATATGGGAAAATGATGAAATTGATATAGAAATTGATAAAATTTCAAATAAAGAAAGACCGTTACCTAAAGAAAAATTCTCCATAAAAGAATGGCGCGATATAAAATATCTTTTTTTAATACTGTCATTATGTTTCAGTATACTATCAAGCTATTATACATTTATCTTTATACTAGCATTCATATTTATCTATCATATCTATTCTGCCCCGCCACTCAGGTTAAAAAAAATACCGATATTATCATCATTCTTAATAGGCTTGCTTACCTTGATTTCCGTATGGATCGGTTTCTTCTTCAGCTCAGGCACGGAAAAATTATTGGATTTCCCGCTGAAATACTCTTTTAGTATTTTTGGGTTTTTCTTACTGCTTGAAAATTTCAAAAATATAAAAGATATAAAAGGAGATCGTGAAGCAAAAATAAATACTCTGCCGGTATTGATTGGAGAAAATAGAGGAAAATTTATAGTAGGTTTATTGGCATGGATTTCACCTTTTTTAATTATCTTTGGATTCCTATTTAATCTATATACATTATTAACTGCTTTTATCTTTGGATTTATCATATTTTTACTCATAAACAAAAAAAACTATAAAGAAAAATATATATTCTTTGCCATATATTTATTTATAATATCTTTTGCTGTGGAATTTTATTTATTTTCTCAAAGGATCTGA
- the gatC gene encoding Asp-tRNA(Asn)/Glu-tRNA(Gln) amidotransferase subunit GatC: protein MIKIEEVEKLAKLARIEITDREKEQFQKEIGSILDYVSELKEAPSAEKEIIKKLENVNKLREDINPHETGIYSRELLEGAPRSEKGFVKVKKIFE from the coding sequence ATGATAAAGATAGAAGAAGTAGAAAAATTAGCCAAATTGGCAAGGATAGAAATCACTGATAGAGAAAAAGAACAGTTTCAAAAAGAGATTGGGTCTATTCTTGACTATGTTTCTGAACTAAAAGAAGCTCCTAGTGCAGAGAAAGAAATCATAAAAAAATTAGAGAATGTGAATAAGCTGAGGGAAGATATAAATCCGCACGAAACAGGAATTTACAGCAGAGAGCTATTGGAAGGAGCGCCAAGGAGTGAAAAAGGATTTGTGAAGGTTAAGAAAATATTTGAATAA
- the gatA gene encoding Asp-tRNA(Asn)/Glu-tRNA(Gln) amidotransferase subunit GatA — protein MDKEFFKNLTIKKATEAIKNGDITALELTQYYLNNIKEKNGEINAYLRVFADAEDQARKIDEDIKSGKEMGPLAGVPLAIKDNMLIKGKVASASSKILEDYKATYDATVITKLREAGAVFLGTVNMDEFAMGSSTENSAFGPTKNPHDPTRVPGGSSGGSAAAVAADMALASLGSDTGGSIRQPASFCGGVGLKPTYGRVSRSGLIAMASSLDQIGPIAKTTEDAEIIFNIIKGEDTLDATTSLGHAVSKSEAGGKKLKIGVLGYDKNGVAPEINTMIESSIEVFKKNGHEITEVTLPYLKYSLPCYYIIMPAEVSSNLARLDGVKYGLLEEGDNLLDDYLKTRGAGFGKETKRRIMIGTYVLSSGYYDAYYSKAQEVRNLIRKDFENAFDPSQDGVDAIILPTTTEPAFKLGEKTDDPMKMYLEDIFTVSANLAGVPAISIPAGHAERDSVRLPLGLQIIAPHFREDILFTLGKQVENANLANRD, from the coding sequence ATGGATAAAGAATTTTTTAAAAATCTGACAATCAAAAAAGCGACTGAAGCTATAAAAAATGGCGACATCACGGCGCTAGAGCTAACTCAGTATTACTTAAACAATATCAAAGAAAAAAATGGTGAGATAAACGCTTACCTTAGAGTTTTTGCTGACGCAGAAGATCAAGCTAGGAAAATTGACGAAGATATAAAGAGCGGGAAAGAGATGGGCCCTTTGGCCGGAGTTCCTCTTGCTATCAAGGACAATATGCTCATCAAAGGGAAAGTGGCTTCCGCTTCTTCGAAGATTCTTGAAGATTATAAAGCGACTTATGATGCCACCGTCATAACGAAACTTCGCGAAGCAGGCGCCGTCTTCCTCGGCACCGTAAATATGGATGAGTTTGCCATGGGGAGCTCTACGGAGAATTCCGCCTTCGGTCCGACGAAAAATCCTCATGACCCGACTCGCGTCCCCGGCGGTTCATCCGGCGGTTCAGCGGCGGCGGTAGCCGCCGATATGGCACTCGCCTCTCTTGGGTCTGATACCGGAGGATCTATCCGCCAGCCGGCAAGCTTCTGCGGAGGGGTGGGGCTCAAGCCGACATACGGCAGAGTCTCAAGGAGCGGGCTCATCGCCATGGCCTCTTCCTTAGACCAGATAGGACCTATCGCAAAGACAACAGAAGACGCAGAAATAATTTTTAATATAATAAAAGGAGAAGACACACTTGATGCCACCACTTCACTTGGACACGCCGTGTCCAAGTCGGAGGCAGGCGGTAAGAAGTTAAAGATTGGAGTCCTGGGTTATGACAAAAACGGCGTCGCTCCGGAGATAAATACTATGATAGAGAGTTCTATAGAAGTTTTCAAAAAAAATGGCCATGAAATAACAGAAGTGACCCTGCCCTACCTTAAATATTCCCTCCCTTGTTACTATATTATTATGCCGGCAGAAGTCTCTTCAAATTTAGCCAGACTTGATGGGGTAAAATACGGCCTACTAGAAGAAGGCGATAATCTGCTAGACGATTATCTAAAGACGCGAGGTGCTGGCTTCGGCAAAGAAACAAAACGCCGAATAATGATCGGCACATATGTGCTCTCTTCAGGATACTACGACGCCTATTACTCAAAAGCTCAAGAGGTCCGCAATCTGATTAGAAAAGATTTTGAAAATGCTTTTGACCCATCGCAAGACGGCGTTGACGCTATAATACTGCCGACAACCACCGAACCAGCTTTTAAGCTTGGAGAGAAAACCGACGACCCGATGAAAATGTATCTGGAAGATATTTTTACAGTATCGGCTAATTTAGCCGGAGTGCCGGCTATATCTATTCCCGCCGGACATGCAGAGAGAGATAGTGTCAGACTCCCGCTTGGCCTTCAGATAATAGCCCCTCACTTCAGAGAAGATATATTGTTTACACTTGGAAAACAAGTTGAAAATGCAAATCTAGCCAATAGGGATTAA
- a CDS encoding GatB/YqeY domain-containing protein gives MILKEKIQQDFKEAFKNKEDVKISTFKILQSEIRNAEIAKKTKMAKEGVTEDIDSKSQLDDEEVVQVISKEAKKRKDAMEIYKKEGRNELFEREESELAVLVSYLPEQLSEDEIRKIVEESVRDSGATGPQDMGKIMKVLMPKVKGKADGNLVNSIVKEVMIKYFVA, from the coding sequence ATGATACTAAAAGAAAAAATACAGCAAGATTTCAAAGAAGCTTTTAAAAATAAAGAAGATGTAAAGATTTCTACTTTTAAAATTCTCCAGTCTGAAATAAGAAACGCCGAGATAGCAAAAAAGACAAAAATGGCAAAAGAAGGAGTGACGGAAGATATTGATTCAAAGAGCCAATTAGATGACGAAGAGGTTGTGCAAGTGATAAGCAAAGAGGCTAAGAAGCGCAAGGATGCGATGGAGATATATAAGAAAGAAGGACGAAATGAATTATTTGAGAGGGAAGAAAGCGAACTTGCTGTCTTGGTTAGTTATTTGCCGGAACAACTTTCGGAAGATGAGATTAGAAAGATAGTGGAAGAGTCTGTGAGGGACTCGGGCGCTACCGGTCCGCAAGATATGGGTAAGATAATGAAAGTTTTGATGCCTAAGGTTAAAGGGAAGGCTGACGGTAATCTTGTGAACAGTATAGTGAAGGAAGTGATGATTAAGTACTTCGTGGCTTGA